From the Quercus lobata isolate SW786 chromosome 6, ValleyOak3.0 Primary Assembly, whole genome shotgun sequence genome, one window contains:
- the LOC115949702 gene encoding uncharacterized protein LOC115949702 produces MVKKKSKDGGSNDPRADWKEPKELQAFCEFYVVQVIDGKKKGGFLTKTGVDAVMEQLGAMGKVGGSSITSVLTMTLGWVMMLELGMFEASDEWWTRKIMTCPNAKTFKNKGLLNCDFPNIMFGGTVASGKNAFCTSGQTPKETTEGSGTPLIARTLLTPNVNPL; encoded by the exons ATGGTTAAGAAGAAATCGAAGGACGGTGGTAGTAATGATCCGAGAGCTGACTGGAAAGAACCTAAGGAATTACAAGCTTTTTGTGAGTTCTATGTTGTTCAAGTCATAGACGGCAAGAAGAAAGGAGGATTTTTGACCAAAACTGGGGTTGATGCAGTGATGGAGCAGTTGGGTGCCATGGGAAAAGTG GGTGGAAGCAGTATAACCAGTGTTTTGACAATGACACTGGGTTGGGTTATGATGCTGGAACTGGGAATGTTTGAGGCCAGTGATGAGTGGTGGACCCGAAAGATTATG ACATGTCCTAAtgcaaaaacctttaaaaataaaGGTTTGCTGAATTGTGACTTCCCGAACATCATGTTTGGAGGCACGGTTGCATCGGGGAAAAATGCGTTTTGCACGAGCGGTCAAACACCAAAGGAAACCACCGAAGGGTCTGGGACTCCGTTGATAGCACGAACTTTGTTGACCCCCAATGTGAACCCTTTGTGA